The Branchiostoma lanceolatum isolate klBraLanc5 chromosome 1, klBraLanc5.hap2, whole genome shotgun sequence genomic sequence ACATTGGTGGAGGAGGCACATtacaattatgacgtcatggtgGACGTTTACAATGGTATGCGTGTTTACAAAGTCAAGGAGAGTGGTCCGTACAAACAGAGTGAAGCTAAATACATGAACAGGAAGTCTGCCGCTAGGTGGCTTAAATACAGAGAATCaagtacaaaatacaatcaaattacaaacaaagcaTGAATGTAACAGACTACCGAACTTTCTAAGTTAGTGCTCGGATCCATAGGATACTAGTAACCAGCAAATGCGAAGCGTAAATCAACTACAAGTCAAAGTGTTAGCGCCGGTTACGACGAGAACTATACTTCTTGTCCCCTCATACCCTGGTTATTTCCAGTGATTCCAGGTTGAGTCCTTCTGGGTGAAGTGTTCGGAGCTGATGTATCCAGTAGGATTCTCTGCTGAGTCGTCGTTGTCGTGTGAGGTCTTCGGTCCTGCCGTATGCCAGCTTCTCGAGTCCGACGACCTCCATGTCCGCGACGGTGTGGCTCGGTTGGTTGAAGTGGGCTGCGATGGGTGTATCCTTGTCCGTCTTGATGGAAGATCGGTGCCCGTTCATCCTGTTGGCCAATGTTTGTCCTGTTTCGCCGACGTATTGTATGCCGCATTTCTTGCACTgtatcatgtatatgatattcctGGTGCGGCATGTGATGTGGGCCCTGATGGTGTAGCGTCTCGAAGTGCGATGGCTTTGGAAATCCTTGCTCTTCCTGACGTATGTGCAGGTGAGGCACTTTCTTCCGCACGGGTATGATCCCGGAGGGATGTTTTTCGTGATgaaattcttgttctccctcGGGATCTGGGCCCTCACCAGTGTATCCCTCAGATTTTTGTTGCGGCGGTAGGCGATGAGTGGTGGATCTTGGAAGAGTTCTCGTGTTCTGGGTGATAGTTGTAGAATGTTCCAGTACTTTCTGAGAATGTTGTTGATGGGTGGTAGATGTGGGTTGTAGGTGGTGACTAGGACTGGTCTGTCTTGCGAGGCAACCTTTTTCTTCTTGGCTCCTATGAGTTCCTCTCTTGGGCGGTCTTGGGCGCGTTGTGCAGCTTGATCCAGGAGGGCGTCTTCATAGCCTCGATTCTGGAAATGTTCTTTTAGCTGCTGTGCTCGTTCCCTGTATTTGGGTTCGTCTGAGCAGATTCTACGAACGCGTAAGAATTGTCCAAAAGGTATACCCCGTTTGCAGTGGGTGGGGTGGGAAGAGTTCCTTAGAAGATATTGGTGCTTATCTGTGGGTTTTGTGTAGAGATCCGTGGTGAAAGCTCCCTCCGAAACGCTGATGGTGACGTCCAGGAAGTTGATAGATGTAGTGGAGGTTTCTACCGTGAACTTGATGGTTGGATGTGCTGTGTTGAGGTCTTTTATGAATGACTTGAAGTCTTCTTCCGAGTGTGTCCAGATGGCGAAAACATCGTCTATGTACCTCCACCAGACTAGTGGTTTGAGGTTCCTCTTGTAGACGTGTTGTTCCTCGAATTTTCCCATGAAGATGTTTGCGTATGAAGGCGCCACTCTCGTTCCCATAGCCGTTCCTTGGACTTGGATGTAGTGTCCTCCGTTGAACTCGAAGTTGTTGAGGTTCAGGATCCTGTCCAGTAGGTCGCAGATGGCTTCGGTGGGAACGTCTGAAGGGTTCTTTTGGAGCGCTTCGCGAGACGCTTGTATACCTTCTTCTGTTGGGATGTTAGTGTAGAGGGATGACACGTCCAGGGTGACCAGTTTGGCGGTTGGCGAAATCTTCCCGAGTTTGTTGAGTTTCTGTAAGAAGTCCGTAGTGTCCTTGATGTAAGATGGTAGTCTTTGCACCAAAGGGCGGAGGTGGTGGTCAGCAAATTCAGAGATCCTTTCTGTTGCACAGTCATTGGCTGAGATGATTGGTCTGCCCGGGTTACCTTCCTTGTGGATCTTAGGGAGAAGGTAGAAGACAGGCGTTCTTGGGTGTACGGGCGCAAGATAGTTGAACTCGTCTTCGCTGATAGTTCCTTCGTTAAGAAGTTTAAAGAGAGTTGTTCTTACCAGCGCGGCGTGTTCCTCCGTGGGGCAGGAGTCGATGTGCTTGTAGTGATCTTTGTTGGAGAGTTGACGTAGTGCTTCTTGGATGTAGTCTTCTCTTTTCATGATCACTACCGCGGAGCCCTTGTCTGCGGgtttgatgatgatgtcagTTCTTCGGCTGAGTTCCGCAAGGGCTTCGCGTTCTGCACTGCAGATGTTGGTCTTGAACAGTCTTGGTGAAGGTTCCTTGTGTTCTAGGATTTCCTTTTCGACTGCCATGATGAAGGTGTCTAGCGCCGGATCTCTGTGGGTGGGGGGAGTCCACTTGCTTTTGACCTTGAATTTTTGGGTCTCCATTTTGTCGTGGTCAGCAAATAGTTCCCGCAATCGAAGTCTTCTGAAGAAGGCGTGGAGGTCTGTGATGAGTTGTTGTCGGTTGAGATCAGTGGGTGAGGGGGAGAAGTTGAGTCCTTTAGAAAGTGCAAGTATGTCAGTGTCGGTGAGTGGTATGTCCGAGAGGTTTACCACTGTTTTCCTTGCTGCTTCGAGGAGTTTGCGGCGGCGTATCTTCCGTATCCTGTCTTTCCTCCTCTTGCGTTTTTCTTGGATGGCCTTTTGGCGATTAAATCGCCGAGGGCGAGCACGAGCCTTCTTATGGAGCCCCCTCGTGGGTTCCTCCTTGCGTTGGCCTGCTTGCGTACCTTTTCTGGTGCATTCTGGCGTTTGTCCTTCTTTGCCGATGGGGCGCTTTTGTTGCTTTCGTCGCCTTTGTCGGTGAGGCGCTGCCGTGGCTGCTCCTTGTTGTTGGACCCCTCCTGTGGAGGGGTACTTCCGTTTTTTGGACGCTTCTTGCTGGGGCCGTTGACGGCGATGTCACGATCTCGCTGGAACTTTTTCTCCTTGGTCTTGAGGAGGGCGGCTTCCTTTCTCTTCTTGAACGTTTCCACGTTCTTTTCAAGGGTTTCCCGTTCTTCTTGAGGAAGTTCCTCTGTCTTCCGATTGAGGCCCGCGATTGTGTTGTCCAGGACATCTTCTGCTGATCCGTAGAAGTCGATGATCAGACCCATCAGGGTGCGCGATGTTTCCTTGAGGGTCTCGTCCCAGCGGCGATCGAACTCTGGGTTCGTCTTACCCAACATGGGTTTCTTCTCGATCACCAGGCCTTTGGGGATCAGGTGCTCATCCAAGTACTTCTGTAGCGTCTCTCGGTGGAGTTGGTAACGGAGGCTCTTGTCGGTGGCCTTGATCAGGTCCTTTTGTAGAGCGGTGGTGTTCTTCGGGGGAAGGGGGTCTTGGCGTGCAGCGTAGATAAGTACCTTCCGTGCTGGTTCCTGTTCTGGAACGGATGTCTCAGATCCGTTCCGTTGTCTTTTCTTCTCATTCTTCTTCTCTGCTTGTCTCTCTTCGTCACGTATTCTTGACGTCGAAGTCTCGTGGCTGGATCGCTTGGCTTCTGCCGTGGATACAGCATCCTCCCAAATTGTAAGGGTAGACATCAATGGTAGttctgggaaaatgacagcggagactggtattcgaccggtttcgactttattgtctttttcaagaatgacagagatcggaccactcctccttttataccttttctgtgcctccctaGTGCAGGGCGCTCTAACTTGAGCttaagatattgaccaatcagcgttaAGGGTCTCATATTGCCCTGGATATAGGCTAGGTTGCCCTGATCTGAAGGTCTAGTTCACTATGCACTAGCTAGGCTACATTGCTCTGTGTGCCCTCCAGGTCGTTTAGCCCTGACCTCAGTTGACCTATGAtatgacttcatctattgttctagaacaattgtacatgtcatgAGGGTCTTACTAAACATTGGTGGAGGAGGCACATtacaattatgacgtcatggtgGACGTTTACAATGGTATGCGTGTTTACAAAGTCAAGGAGAGTGGTCCGTACAAACAGAGTGAAGCTAAATACATGAACAGGAAGTCTGCCGCTAGGTGGCTTAAATACAGAGAATCaagtacaaaatacaatcaaattacaaacaaagcaTGAATGTAACAGACTACCGAACTTTCTAAGTTAGTGCTCGGATCCATAGGATACTAGTAACCAGCAAATGCGAAGCGTAAATCAACTACAAGTCAAAGTGTTAGCGCCGGTTACGACGAGAACTATACTTCTTGTCCCCTCATACCCTGGTTATTTCCAGTGATTCCAGGTTGAGTCCTTCTGGGTGAAGTGTTCGGAGCTGATGTATCCAGTAGGATTCTCTGCTGAGTCGTCGTTGTCGTGTGAGGTCTTCGGTCCTGCCGTATGCCAGCTTCTCGAGTCCGACGACCTCCATGTCCGCGACGGTGTGGCTCGGTTGGTTGAAGTGGGCTGCGATGGGTGTATCCTTGTCCGTCTTGATGGAAGATCGGTGCCCGTTCATCCTGTTGGCCAATGTTTGTCCTGTTTCGCCGACGTATTGTATGCCGCATTTCTTGCactatatcatgtatatgatattcctGGTGCGGCATGTGATGTGGGCCCTGATGGTGTAGCGTCTCGAAGTGCGATGGCTTTGGAAATCCTTGCTCTTCCTGACGTATGTGCAGGTGAGGCACTTTCTTCCGCACGGGTATGATCCCGGAGGGATGTTTTTCGTGATgaaattcttgttctccctcGGGATCTGGGCCCTCACCAGTGTATCCCTCAGATTTTTGTTGCGGCGGTAGGCGATGAGTGGTGGATCTTGGAAGAGTTCTCGTGTTCTGGGTGATAGTTGTAGAATGTTCCAGTACTTTCTGAGAATGTTGTTGATGGGTGGTAGATGTGGGTTGTAGGTGGTGACTAGGACTGGTCTGTCTTGCGAGGCAACCTTTTTCTTCTTGGCTCCTATGAGTTCCTCTCTTGGGCGGTCTTGGGCGCGTTGTGCAGCTTGATCCAGGAGGGCGTCTTCATAGCCTCGATTCTGGAAATGTTCTTTTAGCTGCTGTGCTCGTTCCCTGTATTTGGGTTCGTCTGTCCAAGAATGGTAAGTGTCTGTCCAATCTGTCtgtccatctatccatccatccattcatccatccatccatccatccatccatccatccatccatccatccatccatccatctatctacaACTAtacagttactacatgtatacagctggAACCCATTGTAAACTGTACACTTAAACAAGGAGGTGAACAAGTAAGTGAGGGGCAAGTATCCGAAATGATTTTTAGTGGATCGACGTTAGCGCATTCttcagctcaggtagttgtagaaacaacctctggttgcattcagtctttcttcatttctttccacagtgtcttttttcctgcaagctgccgtagctctctgagtaTATGTATTTCCGTTATGCCAGTCATAATATGTGTTTTGCCCTTATGAACTTCGTGATGTACACATAAAAAGTGTTCATTCTGTAAAGGAGCACTTTAAGGTCACTGCTCTCTCTTGACGCGCGTGAGATTCAGAGACTCTTGGTTCAAAGGCACCTAGGGTCACTAACCGACGCTTTCCCCTGTAGGTTCGCTACGGGCTGGGGACGCAGCGGTTCCACGTGTGGTGCGACGGGCCGGTGAACGCCTCCCGCCCGACCGTGTGGCTGGAGACGGGCGGCGGCCACACCCTGTACGACCTGCTCGGCATCCAGCGGGGACTGACACGGGCAGGCTGGCGGGCCTGCGCCTACGACAAGCCGGGCATGGGGCTGTCCGACTACGGCTTCGCCAACCAGGACGACTCCTACCACTACCCGCTCATACAGGCCACAGGTGGGTGGGgcggctccaagcagatgttagggtagaCAGGACGACTCCTACCACTACCCCCTCATACAGGCCACAGGTGGGCGGGgcggctccaagcagatgttagggtagaCAGGACGACTCCTACAACTACCCCTTCATACAGGCCACAGGTGGGTGGGgcggctccaagcagatgttagggtagaCAGGACGACTCCTACCACTACCCCCTCATACAGGCCACAGGTGGGTGGGgcggctccaagcagatgttagggtagaCAGGACGACTCCTACCACTACCCCCTCATACAGGCCACAGGTGGGTGGGgcggctccaagcagatgttagggtagaCAGGACGACTCCTACCACTACCCCCTCATACAGGCCACAGGTGGGTGGGgcggctccaagcagatgttagggtagaCAGGACGACTCCTACCACTACCCCCTCATACAGGCCACAGGTGGGTGGGgcggctccaagcagatgttagggtagaCAGGACGACTCCTACCACTACCCCCTCATACAGGCCACAGGTGGGTGGGgcggctccaagcagatgttagggtagaCAGGACGACTCCTACCACTACCCCCTCATACAGGCCACAGGTGGGTGGGgcggctccaagcagatgttagggtagaCAGGACGACTCCTACCACTACCCCCTCATACAGGCCACAGGTGGGTGGGgcggctccaagcagatgttagggtagaCAGGACGACTCCTACCACTACCCCCTCATACAGGCCACAGGTGGGTGGGgcggctccaagcagatgttagggtagaCAGGACGACTCCTACCACTACCCCCTCATAATGGCCACAGGTGGGTGGGgcggctccaagcagatgttagggttgACAGGACGACTCCTACCACTACCCCCTCATACAGGCCACAGGTGGGTGGGGcggctccaagtagatgttaggGTGGGagatcgtaacgttttctgacttCTGCGGCTGtcactgagagagagagagagacgaggacagagagggagagagagagaaagagagagagagaggggagagaggagagaagagaaggagagagagaaggagagaaggagagagaaggagagagagagaaggagagagagaaggagagagggagagagagaaggagagagagatggagagaggggGATAtgaagagagagaggaagagagagggagagggaggaggAGAGGGGGAGAGGGGGAGATAGAGTCAACAACAATGGGCCTGTTTACTGATTAAACTACGCATCGCTGAAACatctgcaaaacaaaacatctgaACATGTGCCAAGCGCGTTGTCTACACAAGAACAGCTTACCAGTTAGGGGCTTCGACCTTTGACATATAACTCACAATGAATCTCGCTTCGCATTTGCAGTTTGAGCCATAAACAGGCTTATAGTTTTGTCACTTAAGCAGAGATCAAGTATCACAATATCCAAATCTTTTATTTCCGAACATATTTCATTCAATCATTTGCCTGTTTTCCAGGCGAGAGGGGACCGTTCGTTGTTGCCGCCTGGGGAGGGGGAGTGAACCTGGCCTGGGAGTTCGCGCGGACGCACCGCGAGAACGTGACGTCACTCATTCTAATGGACTGCTATGATGACGACTTCGAGTTCCGGCAGGAGCGGTGCGTTAACTAGTGGCTACCTCCATGTAGGGGGTTTTCGGCGtgtctgtttctctgtctgtgttttcatagTTCTCTCTCactctatatacatatatgtatatatattatatatgatatatacatataatttcGAACCATTGATTGATGGAGCACACGAATGCTGCGTGATCTGCTAAACAAAACCTGgaagtgattgattgattgattgattgattgattgattgattgattgattgattgattgattgattgattgattgattgattgactgataggttggttggttggttggttgaaagATATCATTGGTTTATCAATTTAATTTCATTTCGAAAGATTAACATGTGTGCTATGAAAGTTAGCACCTATTGAATTGTTCTGATATTATTTCCAAAGGTTTGTGCGTAACCTGACGGATGCAGAGATGGAGAGGCAGAAGGAGGAGGATCTGCGCAGCCGCGTGTTCCTGCATGACGTCATCAGGACCGTGGGGGTGCAGTGGGGCCTGATGTTCATCTTCGCGGGGGGCGGTGCGGACAGGGTGACCTTCCAGCCGCCCGAGTACTACGACGCCTTCCGCTTTCTCAACTCCTACAACGAGAAGTCGTGGACCTACCAGTTCTTCGGGCTGCTCGATCACTTCCGCCGCCCGTATCCCTTCCGCAACAACACCGTCGGCAGGGACGTGCCGCTTTTCGTCATGGCTAGCCGGACCAATGGCACCGCACAGGTGGGTCAGAGGGCACCAATCAGCTTCGAGCTCTCGAGGGTCAAAGGACAGGCATGGTCATAGAGGGTCATAGATCAAGAAGCATTCAATTTGCTTAAGAGCAGAGGTCACCAATTAGATTTGAGCTCTCAAGGGTCTATACATTTGTCAGGCCAGCATTAGAGTACCGGGGCACctgtcttgttggtgtgtcattaagcaccagggacaggggcaccagtcttgttggtgtgtcattaagcaccagggacaggggcaccagtaaCAAAGGCAGAATTTGGAGTTCTGAATCTGAATTTTTCAAGAAGTTATGATAAGCGTTATGATAATCGTTCTTTTAAGTAAGCCGCCAGCTTTACAGGCACGCAACAAACAACATGTAGCACAATACATATCTAACCTGCTCAAATACATATATTGTCTATACGATAAAGACATACAAGTGGGTTcgttttttaaagataatttcGTTATCGAAAATAGACCTACCACCCacaattttttacattttttgtatcatGTATTCTTTGACTCCAGTGTGTCAAGAACCGACAGCCCCTGGACTCACAGGCATGCCGGGATACCATCCGTCGTCATGACTACGCGTACGAGTACAAGCTGGGGACGGCCACGTACACGGACCAATCACAGGTCGCCACGTGTCAGGACTGCACTCTGGGTTTCCCGGTGGAGGAGTCGCAATGGACCACGGGGGAGATCCTCCGGTACTTAGACGGGCTGCCGGCCGTCGTGTAAACCAGAAATACCTACAAAGGCCTTTAAAACAAAGACACCACTGCTGCCTCCTTCAAAAAGAAATTGTCAGAATGTTTATGCGACCCTCGCAGAGTAGGCACTGACCCTGACCGCTCGTTGTAGATACTATAGGCGGTGTAGATAACATCGTAAACCTTCCCATACATATGTTATGGTCTTAATGTACTTGGAAGATTGTTATTGATTGTTATCCTGTGCATGTCAAATTCCATTTGTATGATCTTTATCAGTAGGgctgtgaatttaaaaaatgattGCATTATCTATTTTCAATACAGTCGGTGGCAGCATACTTATCTCATTGAATCATTTTCTTGCCGCAATTCTTAATTCTATAGACTACGTTATTGATGGTTTAGCCGAAACAATAAACATGTGATGTCACTTATACAAGTGTACGAGTTATCTGTCATATGTTTGCGAGTAGGCCAGAGAGGGTTGTGTATATTTGCGTGTGTGACGGTATATGTGTAGGTGTGTAGgctccaatgtaaacaagatgGTGGagaatacatgaaaacaaaacaaatggttCATATTATTTACACCAGCAGAAACTGCCCTCTTCAACTCTATCTTACATTCCAGGGAACAGTCGAGAGTCATGATTTCAGACATTACTATAATAAACATGaggcacaaaaagttcggaaacttaaattTGATCAATCATTCCTCTGTTACTTTATTAACGGTACAGAATAATATATAATTGGAAAGCCTTCACAAAAATACCAAACTTATAATAATCATGATCCTACATTCACAAGTCGAACACCAGAGCTAACCGTGCGAGTCAACAAATAAAATGTGCTGAAATTCCCCTTATGATAATGTCAGACGTTGGCAGGggaattttggcactttttaaAGACTTACGAGCGACCTTAGAATTCGGTGCAATTTAAGCGTGATCATAACAAACGAGGCATCATTTCATAGGAAATTATTCAAGTTTTTCAATCATATACCATTATGCAAATCACCGAAAAAGAACGTGTGATCAAGAGACTTTTTCCTGGCGCCGAGGCAAATTCAGTCCGtttcgtgaacggtcgttgcctttcAGAAGGGTCGTTTGGCAATGACCGTTTAggatggcaacgaccgttctgaGAGATGGCAACGACCCATCTgaaaggcaacgaccgttcacgaaaCGGAAATTTGCGGCGCCGAGCTGCTGACATAAATAGCTCTGGTGTTCAACCCACGAATGTACGATTTAGCAAACGGGATATCATTGTAACCGGAACTAAGGTTTCTTATTATACATAATTCAATGCATTTTATAAATCATTCACTGAGATATGCTGTCTTCTTCGATCTCTTCTAAAGCGACTAGGCAGCTATAATAAATTTAGATACCACACTACTTTGGGGTTTTTAATTcgcggtaggagggaaaatgagGTCTGTTATCATAGCGTTTAAATTCGCCGTTGAATCAATTCCTTGGTACTTAACGTTACATTAGAAATTATTTGTTTTCGGAAGCGCATATACTCGATGTTATAGATCAACGCTGGAGAGGTTACGGCGAAAAGCAAACACATAAACCCGCCGCGAAAGTTTCAGTATCTACGGTAAAGTTGGTGACGTTCAGTTTCTTCGGCCCCGGTGCATGCTGGGTAATCGAACTTCCAACATGGCCGCGGCCGTCTGAATGAAAATCCGCTATTCGCTTTTCCTCTTCATTCAAGGTACGTAGCGACGTTGTCACTCGCATGTTTCACGTTATGAGTATATTCAGTGCTTCTCAGATCCACAGACGATCAGAAGATGAGTGGGTTACAACGTAATATCGACGTTTTTCGTGTTGGTAGTTTTCAAAGCCCCCCCTCCCTCGCTCTAGATCTAACGTTACCGCCCCTCCCCCCTCTAGTACATCCGATTGGCATGGATACGTGGAACGTGGATATTAACAGTAACTTTAAAGATATTTCAGTTCAATTTCTGTGTCcagtttgtgcatgtgtgtgtgtatttagtTTGAGGGtagcgggggggggggcgtgtgcatgtgtgttagtgtgtttgtgtgtgtgtttgtgtgtgtgtgtgtgtgttagtgtgtgtgtgttagtgtgtgtgtgtgtgtttgtgtgtgtgtgtgtgtgtgtgtgtgttagtgtgtgtgtgttagtgtgtgtgtgtgtgtttgtgtgtgtgtgtgtgtggcggtACAATGTAACttgtacacgtgtgtgtgtagGGGGGTGTAGTCCGCAGTTAAATTGTGTCGCAAAATCAGCCCTGGTGCTCAACCCATGAATAGTCGATCCTTCCAGTTCCAAGTGGGGTAACGTTGTAAAGGGTAACAAAAAGAATTTAGACAAGAACATATAAGATATCATTAAGTGAAGTGAAGTTTCCAAACGTTAAATGCGTTAACGGTTAAGTTTATCTTTTGAGTTATCTTTTCAGGCAATACTTagtagtagttactgtagtactacTAACAAAATGAAAGAAGTGGTCCAAATGTACATGGTAGtttagaagaaagcaggagcaCTGAACCTGTCAGATGAATTAGCCCTGCCTAATTGATTCCCCTTATGGTGCTGTTGATTTACAATTTAAAATTTACACGCATAAGAAATTTCACCAAGGCTTAAAATGCCCCCTGCATATGCAGGATAGTGGATGTAAATTTGGAGCAGTATACAGATGTTGCCCTGGCAAATGTATAAACTAGTCTGCAACACAAGGATAATAGTAATACACAATTTTTTATGTAAGTTACACCTAAAATTTAAAAAGACTTTACACTCTTAGTAGCTAGCATTGCTTATTTTGATACAGCAGATTAAATAAAGTATGGCTAGGAATACTTTCaaaacatcatatatatatagtcagtcaATCTATAAAGCCTATGACAGAATACTGAGAAAATTAAACGattaaaatttcaaaacattaatTTGATGATAAACTATAACTAGTTTGTACAAGGGCAAGAAAATGCAGGTTATATTTAAGCTCAGACTAGTATTAACAatgtaactttaagttagtagtatccagtattttatTATACTGCTGCGGAGTGGGAAGCAGTCAGCTAGATCTTCCAAGCGGCTCTATCCAGCAGGTACATGCTGGTAAGGCTGCACACCTTGATGTCCTGACCTTCTTAACATATACATGATTTCCTTGATCTACCAGGACCTCTGTTGCCTGGCAACTGCAACTGAATCAATCAATGTATCTCGTCCTGCCTAATTGCTTTCCCCTTATCACGCTGTTTAGCAGATAAAAGTGACAGGGGATTTGTACATCAGTGTGCACCCTGGTGTGCATTATAATTGGCTGGATATATTGTTTCAGATTTCTAGGTGGCCAAATACTATATCGATATATGTTTCTTTGGTAGGCATAACACTTGAAATGTACATTCAAATAtctattttgagaaaaaaaagatacatggTGCATGAATTGATAAAGTCTAGTTTAGACGGATTGTTAGAATTTAGATTTTTGAGTCTTCTACACAAGGAAATAGTTTGATTGAATTATGGTTGCCTACTTATTTTTCCCCTATCATGCTACTCAGTGGATATGTAGAATTCATTAGACCATAACATGCACTCGTTAGCACTAAAGCCATGTCCTTAATTGACTGAAGCTTGCCGTATCTTTATTTTACATGCATGGGCAGACTTATGCACTGATCAGGAGAACCTGATATACATGTGAATGCTCATAATACATATTCAGGATACATGTTCAAAATACTGggcgcatgtacatgtgtacttgagAGCACCCGAAATTAGAGTTGTGCAGGTAAGTCTTTTGGTAAGTTGGAATTTGGGTcaccagaggatgtcattcagaAAATTTGAGTTTGAGGTTGGTTTTTTATTTCCCTAGgccacacactcactcacccactcactatccggttaagcgtcttcttttccccatcatctggggggtttgacgtgcttgcatgctgatggggaagcttggtggccgctcgccaggtgcctctgtcctgtggatttACATCGTGTAGAttgaggtggtggaggtcctCCTTGATGTTATCAATCCACCTTTTCCTTGGTCGTCCTCGTGGATTTCGGCCCTCCACGGTCATGCCGATGATTTTCTTCGGCCACCTCTCCCTGTCCATTCTTTCAAGATGCATGCCCATACCAACGTAGACGATTGGATCTTATCACATCTTGCACACTGTGTACACCTAATCTGGCTCtaagttgttttgattttttcctTGGATTTAAAAAGATAATTCCCAACTGGACGAATATGACTCTAATGAAAGTCTATACCTTGCTACATACTATCAGGGAGGGAATATGCAAGGTCTCCTTCCAGCTCTCTGCTGTGAATTTGATATCTTACTAGATTTTTACCTATCAAGAATGTCCAAGAATCAAAAACATAAATCAGTGTGACCAGACTTTGAATCGCAGTTGTGGCTATCTTGACTGTTCGGTATTTTCCGTCCTCCCCCTTATTCGCTGCTTGA encodes the following:
- the LOC136426745 gene encoding uncharacterized protein encodes the protein MYEGDSGMSLKRLHVKEPNTLIEKSWGDPRAGYILNGCLRALVLLFFGMMLGGAWIQGIGYAQHGGSAAPGTFLEVRYGLGTQRFHVWCDGPVNASRPTVWLETGGGHTLYDLLGIQRGLTRAGWRACAYDKPGMGLSDYGFANQDDSYHYPLIQATGERGPFVVAAWGGGVNLAWEFARTHRENVTSLILMDCYDDDFEFRQERFVRNLTDAEMERQKEEDLRSRVFLHDVIRTVGVQWGLMFIFAGGGADRVTFQPPEYYDAFRFLNSYNEKSWTYQFFGLLDHFRRPYPFRNNTVGRDVPLFVMASRTNGTAQCVKNRQPLDSQACRDTIRRHDYAYEYKLGTATYTDQSQVATCQDCTLGFPVEESQWTTGEILRYLDGLPAVV